A window of the Arachis duranensis cultivar V14167 chromosome 5, aradu.V14167.gnm2.J7QH, whole genome shotgun sequence genome harbors these coding sequences:
- the LOC127747640 gene encoding uncharacterized protein LOC127747640 yields the protein MAHSSSSPSKITQILKFRATFQTEETFELVANNSRNHQQNITQARVSDVEVAARFSGLGVNELVIVTSPNRFRQPSHSLCALYSQNRLTCVNPFLPPSPCTDEPLPLPTSQRRRTLPAFAQRRRTLRPSTSSRIAPANTIVAEPAPPPPPTASFLASRRQHHPATHSIVSGLAETRTAPATQPPSQVRYRASNSVVYVGVLCFRLVKAKRIQDMERQANEDLVLESKGLATVKCLLQLSQELNQFLRVVFSSFCFC from the exons ATGGctcactcttcctcttctccttcaaagATAACACAAATCCTCAAGTTTCGAGCAACATTCCAAACTGAAGAGACATTTGAACTCGTCGCGAATAATAGcagaaaccatcaacaaaatattACTCAAG CGCGTGTAAGTGACGTAGAAGTTGCAGCGCGTTTTAGTGGATTAGGCGTTAATGAACTTGTAATAGTTACAAGCCCTAATCGCTT CCGCCAACCCTCACATTCACTCTGCGCTCTCTACTCTCAAAACCGACTCACCTGCGTGAACCCCTTCCTCCCACCATCTCCCTGCACCGACGAACCCCTTCCTCTTCCCACCTCCCAGCGCCGCCGAACCCTTCCAGCTTTCGCACAGCGCCGCCGAACCCTTCGTCCCAGCACCTCCTCGCGGATAGCACCAGCCAACACCATCGTCGCGGAGCCAGCACCACCCCCGCCACCCACAGCATCATTTCTGGCCTCGCGGAGACAGCACCACCCAGCCACCCACAGCATCGTTTCTGGCCTCGCGGAGACGCGGACAGCACCCGCCACCCAGCCACCGAGTCAAGTCAGATATAGAGCCTCCAATTCAG TGGTTTATGTAGGGGTTCTTTGTTTTAGACTTGTGAAGGCTAAAAGAATTCAGGACATGGAAAGACAAGCCAATGAAGATTTGGTTCTTGAAAGTAAAGGGTTGGCAACAGTAAAATGCCTTCTGCAGCTGTCACAAGAACTCAACCAGTTCTTGAGAGTGGTGTttagtagtttttgtttttgttag
- the LOC107489656 gene encoding uncharacterized protein LOC107489656, producing MACWSAENATKAYLNTLKMGQKAKEPAVAEFISALAAGNNAQLMVVACAGAADSATLLALVEAANQTGGHVICIVPTHEDLNGSKYVVGRTASNEVEFMVGEAEILLLNQYAAADFVLIDCKLKNHEEILKAVQVGGRKQNGTLVVGYNAFVCKGSRWSSSSSCGSRTQLLPIGEGLFVTRFGSSTVHTPKHGINKIKSRWIVKVDKCTGEEHVFRVRFPQGKVIQA from the exons ATGGCTTGTTGGTCTGCAGAAAATGCCACTAAGGCCTATCTCAACACTTTGAAAAtg ggACAAAAAGCGAAAGAACCGGCTGTGGCGGAGTTTATATCGGCCTTGGCCGCCGGGAACAATGCGCAGCTAATGGTGGTGGCTTGTGCCGGGGCGGCCGACTCAGCCACCTTACTAGCCCTAGTAGAGGCGGCAAATCAAACCGGGGGACACGTGATTTGCATTGTTCCAACTCATGAAGACTTAAATGGGTCAAAGTATGTTGTTGGAAGAACAGCATCAAATGAAGTCGAATTCATGGTTGGAGAGGCTGAGATCCTTCTCCTTAACCAGTACGCCGCCGCCGACTTCGTCCTCATCGATTGCAAGCTCAAGAACCATGAAGAGATTCTGAAGGCAGTTCAAGTTGGTGGAAGGAAGCAAAATGGGACATTGGTGGTTGGTTACAATGCATTTGTGTGTAAAGGGTCTAGGTGGTCCTCTTCATCATCTTGTGGTTCAAGAACTCAGTTACTTCCAATTGGAGAAGGATTATTTGTAACTAGGTTTGGATCAAGCACAGTTCATACTCCAAAACATGGAATCAACAAGATCAAGAGTCGTTGGATTGTTAAGGTTGATAAATGCACTGGGGAAGAACATGTTTTCAGGGTTAGGTTTCCACAAGGAAAAGTTATTCAagcttaa
- the LOC107489672 gene encoding leucine-rich repeat receptor-like serine/threonine-protein kinase At1g17230: MGCSVPSLLLHLFSLVMFLVFNPPCVCGNVEDDELKSLLDLKAALDPDNTYLSSWTMNGNPCGGGSFEGIACNDQGQVANISLQGKGLSGKLSSSIAGLKHLTGLYLHYNSLSGDIPKEIANLTQLSDLYLNVNHLSGEIPSEIGKMENLQVLQLCYNQLTGSIPTQLGDLKKLSVLALQSNELTGAIPASLGDLGMLMRLDLSSNKLFGSIPSRLADVTSLQVLDVHNNTLSGNVPPALKRLEYGFVYESNAGLCGVGFSSLRACNDSDHVNPNRPEPYGAGVNGLSRDIPETANVKLPCNGTRCQSSSKSKHTSVTVGIVLVMIAVSAIGLLTFTLYRRRKQKLGNAFDISESRLSTDQTKGIYRKNGSPLVSLEYANGWDPLADSRNFNGDSQDMFQSFRFNLEEVESATQYFSDMNLLGKSNFSATYKGVLRDGSVVAVKSISKTSCKSDEAEFLKGLNTLTSLRNENLVRLRGFCCSRGRGECFLVYDFVPNGNLTRYLDVKEGNGEILEWSTRVSIVKGIAKGIAYLHAYKANKPALVHQNISAEKVLVDQRYNPLLSDSGLYKLLTNDIVFSALKASAAKGYLAPEYTTTGKFTEKSDVYAFGVLLFQILTGKQKITCSLRLAVESFKFEEFIDPNLHGRFFEYEAAKLAKMALLCSHESPFERPTMEAIVQELSNCSSCL; encoded by the exons ATGGGGTGTTCAGTTCCTTCATTacttcttcatctcttctctctcGTAATGTTTTTGGTTTTCAACCCACCATGTGTTTGTGGAAATGTCGAAGATGATGAGCTTAAATCACTGTTGGACTTGAAGGCTGCTTTGGATCCGGACAACACCTATCTCTCATCTTGGACCATGAATGGCAACCCTTGTGGTGGTGGTTCCTTTGAAGGTATTGCTTGCAATGATCAAGGTCAAGTTGCAAATATTTCTCTGCAAGGGAAAGGTCTCTCTGGGAAGCTTTCATCTTCCATTGCTGGACTTAAGCACCTTACAGGACTCTACTTGCATTATAACTCATTATCTGGCGACATACCTAAGGAGATTGCAAACTTGACTCAGCTCAGTGATTTGTATCTGAATGTTAATCATCTTTCTGGGGAAATCCCTTCTGAGATCGGCAAGATGGAGAACCTCCAAG TTTTGCAGCTTTGTTACAATCAGTTGACAGGAAGCATACCTACACAGCTTGGTGATTTGAAAAAGCTTAGTGTTCTTGCTTTGCAATCGAACGAGTTAACAGGTGCAATCCCTGCTAGTCTAGGTGATTTGGGAATGTTGATGAGACTAGATTTGAGCTCTAATAAGCTCTTTGGTTCCATTCCCTCTAGACTAGCTGATGTTACTTCACTGCAAGTTCTGGATGTTCACAACAATACGCTCTCTGGGAATGTACCTCCTG CTCTTAAGAGACTGGAATATGGATTTGTGTATGAATCAAATGCGGGGTTATGTGGAGTTGGGTTTTCATCCTTGAGAGCTTGCAATGATTCGGATCATGTCAACCCCAATAGACCTGAACCCTATGGGGCAGGAGTTAATGGTCTATCTAGAGATATCCCAGAAACTGCAAATGTAAAGTTGCCTTGCAATGGAACTCGGTGCCAAAGTTCATCAAAATCCAAGCACACATCTGTTACGGTTGGCATAGTTCTGGTTATGATTGCAGTATCAGCAATTGGACTTCTGACCTTTACATTGTACCGTCGACGGAAACAAAAGCTTGGAAATGCTTTTGATATCTCCGAGAGCCGCCTAAGTACTGATCAAAccaagggtatatataggaaaAACGGTTCTCCTCTAGTGAGCCTTGAGTATGCCAATGGATGGGACCCTTTAGCTGATAGCAGGAATTTCAATGGAGATAGCCAAGATATGTTCCAGAGTTTCAGGTTCAACTTGGAAGAAGTAGAGTCGGCAACTCAGTATTTCTCAGATATGAATTTGTTAGGTAAGAGCAACTTCAGTGCAACATATAAAGGAGTTTTGAGAGACGGGTCTGTTGTTGCTGTTAAGAGCATCAGTAAAACTAGCTGCAAATCAGATGAAGCTGAATTTTTGAAGGGCCTGAACACTTTGACCTCACTGAGGAATGAGAATTTAGTGAGGTTGAGAGGATTTTGCTGTTCAAGGGGACGAGGTGAATGCTTCCTTGTCTATGATTTTGTGCCTAATGGAAATCTGACGCGCTACCTAGATGTGAAGGAGGGTAACGGAGAAATCCTGGAATGGTCAACTAGAGTTTCTATTGTGAAAGGCATTGCCAAAG GTATAGCATATCTACATGCATACAAGGCAAACAAACCGGCTCTTGTTCACCAAAACATCTCTGCGGAGAAAGTACTTGTCGATCAGCGATACAACCCGCTGCTTTCAGATTCCGGCCTGTACAAGCTTCTCACTAATGACATCGTTTTCTCTGCATTAAAGGCCAGTGCTGCCAAGGGTTATTTGGCTCCTGAGTACACAACTACAGGCAAATTTACAGAGAAAAGCGATGTGTATGCTTTCGGGGTGCTTCTTTTCCAGATCCTCACAGGGAAGCAGAAGATAACTTGCTCGTTACGCCTTGCCGTGGAATCCTTCAAGTTCGAAGAATTCATCGACCCGAATTTGCATGGCAGATTCTTTGAATACGAGGCTGCTAAACTCGCAAAGATGGCTTTGCTTTGCTCCCACGAGTCTCCCTTCGAGAGGCCAACAATGGAAGCCATTGTTCAAGAACTCAGCAACTGTAGTAGCTGTCTCTGA